A region from the Sandaracinus amylolyticus genome encodes:
- a CDS encoding DUF1517 domain-containing protein has product MRARSLVIVIALLLVATIASAQETGGSFGGGDWGDHGSHGGGSYGGGSYEGGSYERGRAPSGGGPGTLEWMERERERREREERERRERERETFEPRSDDVPRSSGGRRTSISSRSCFLCFAPLLVGGLILWVLVQSRRHTRALRDDETTFAGSGPIPRAQSPLWNGVDLTQLRLVIDWRARRFVQSELARMATSGRTATKEGRAELLHATVRLLRSAELAWLYAGEMSFRPMSPPQAQGVFMRLAQSARAKFTTEVVRAEGATVRTAEPGALRAKEHEGQGVVLITLIVAARREIHDVRPHDAADVERLLESLERIGASELVAFEVVWTPAAEDDRMSTAELESIHPDVVRIGGIGGRVFCGHCGGPYAIEIARCPHCGAPNDAMVKST; this is encoded by the coding sequence ATGCGCGCGCGATCACTCGTCATCGTGATCGCGCTCCTGCTCGTCGCGACGATCGCGAGCGCGCAGGAGACGGGCGGCAGCTTCGGCGGCGGCGACTGGGGCGATCACGGCTCGCACGGCGGCGGCTCGTACGGTGGCGGCTCGTACGAAGGCGGCTCGTACGAACGCGGACGCGCGCCCAGCGGCGGTGGGCCAGGGACGCTCGAGTGGATGGAGCGCGAGCGCGAGCGTCGCGAGCGCGAAGAGCGCGAGCGTCGTGAGCGCGAGCGAGAGACGTTCGAGCCGCGCTCGGACGACGTGCCGCGATCGAGCGGAGGTCGTCGCACCAGCATCTCGTCGCGCAGCTGCTTCTTGTGCTTCGCGCCGTTGCTCGTCGGCGGGCTGATCCTCTGGGTGCTCGTGCAGTCGCGTCGCCACACCCGCGCGCTGCGCGACGACGAGACGACGTTCGCGGGATCGGGGCCGATCCCGCGCGCGCAATCGCCGCTCTGGAACGGCGTCGATCTCACGCAGCTGCGCCTCGTGATCGACTGGCGCGCGCGACGCTTCGTGCAGAGCGAGCTCGCGCGGATGGCGACGAGCGGTCGCACCGCGACGAAGGAGGGCCGCGCCGAGCTGCTCCACGCGACGGTGAGGCTCCTGCGCAGCGCGGAGCTCGCGTGGCTCTACGCGGGCGAGATGAGCTTCCGACCGATGTCGCCGCCTCAAGCACAGGGCGTGTTCATGCGCCTCGCGCAGAGCGCGCGCGCGAAGTTCACGACGGAGGTGGTGCGCGCGGAGGGCGCGACGGTGCGCACCGCCGAGCCCGGCGCGCTCCGCGCGAAGGAGCACGAAGGGCAGGGCGTCGTGCTGATCACGCTGATCGTCGCCGCGCGCCGCGAGATCCACGATGTCCGGCCGCACGACGCGGCCGACGTCGAGCGGCTGCTCGAGTCGCTCGAGCGCATCGGCGCGAGCGAGCTCGTCGCGTTCGAGGTGGTGTGGACCCCGGCGGCCGAGGACGATCGCATGAGCACCGCGGAGCTCGAGTCGATCCATCCCGACGTCGTGCGCATCGGCGGGATCGGCGGGCGCGTCTTCTGCGGGCACTGCGGCGGACCGTACGCGATCGAGATCGCGCGCTGTCCTCACTGCGGCGCGCCCAACGACGCGATGGTCAAGTCGACTTGA
- the ppdK gene encoding pyruvate, phosphate dikinase encodes MTRLVYRFGVSATDGRAQMKDLLGGKGANLAEMAAAGLPVPPGFTISTAVCKDVSEHHGELPKQLWPEIDAALAEVEAKMELKFGDSTRPLLVSVRSGAAVSMPGMMDTVLNLGMNDAVAEGLAKRTNNPRFAWDAYRRFIQMFADVVMDAKRSAFEDAMDALKHERGAKTDQELTADDLHELVNRFKKVYRDQLGQDFPSEPRVQLERAILAVFRSWMSERAVKYREVQQIRGLLGTAVNVQAMVFGNMGQTSGTGVCFTRNPATGAKELYGEYLIDAQGEDVVAGTRTPLPISTLRDKMPEIHGQLVEMAQRLERHFKNVQDIEFTVQESKLFLLQTRHGKRTGAAAVKVAVDLVAEGLVTKEEAIANLVEPTHVDQLLHPHFADENGYRKAGKVLAKGLNASPGAAVGRIVFDADVAEEWKSRGEKVILARIETSPEDVAGMHAAEGVLTTRGGMTSHAAVVARGWGKPCVAGVGELQIDYRAKTLKSGDRVVKEGDWISLNGTTGEVIEGKAALADALVSGELATFMAWVDEVRTLKVRTNADTPKDAKVARDFGAEGIGLVRTEHMFFEESRIQAMREMILADTVDARKKALAKLLPHQREDFVGIFRVMEGLPVTIRLLDPPLHEFLPHERVQQDELARVMGVNVERLRSRVASLGEANPMLGHRGCRLGITHPEITEMQARAILEAACSVTKEGKKVLPEIMVPLVGHKTELANQKAIVLRVAEDVFREQGMRVEFKVGTMIEVPRAALRAAEIAEDAEFFSFGTNDLTQMTLGFSRDDIASFLPKYLAQGVLQDDPFQTLDVEGVGQLVKLATENGRKQRPGMKIGICGEHGGDPRSIAFCADVGLDYVSCSPFRVPVARLAAAQSALKKKGVKGKVGEA; translated from the coding sequence ATGACCCGTCTCGTCTATCGCTTCGGTGTGAGCGCGACCGATGGCCGCGCGCAGATGAAGGACCTCCTCGGCGGCAAGGGCGCGAACCTCGCGGAGATGGCGGCCGCGGGGCTTCCAGTCCCGCCCGGGTTCACGATCAGCACCGCGGTGTGCAAGGACGTGAGCGAGCACCACGGCGAGCTCCCGAAGCAGCTGTGGCCGGAGATCGACGCCGCGCTCGCCGAGGTCGAGGCGAAGATGGAGCTCAAGTTCGGCGACTCGACGCGCCCGCTGCTCGTCTCTGTGCGCTCGGGCGCCGCGGTCTCGATGCCGGGCATGATGGACACGGTGCTCAACCTCGGCATGAACGACGCCGTCGCCGAGGGCCTCGCCAAGCGCACCAACAACCCGCGCTTCGCGTGGGACGCGTACCGGCGCTTCATCCAGATGTTCGCCGACGTCGTCATGGACGCGAAGCGCAGCGCGTTCGAGGACGCGATGGACGCGCTCAAGCACGAGCGCGGCGCGAAGACCGATCAGGAGCTCACCGCGGACGATCTCCACGAGCTCGTGAACCGCTTCAAGAAGGTCTATCGCGATCAGCTCGGTCAGGACTTCCCGAGCGAGCCGCGGGTGCAGCTCGAGCGCGCGATCCTCGCGGTGTTCCGCTCGTGGATGAGCGAGCGCGCGGTGAAGTACCGCGAGGTGCAGCAGATCCGCGGTCTGCTCGGGACCGCGGTCAACGTGCAGGCGATGGTCTTCGGCAACATGGGCCAGACCAGCGGCACGGGCGTGTGCTTCACGCGCAACCCCGCGACCGGCGCGAAGGAGCTCTACGGCGAGTACCTCATCGACGCGCAGGGCGAGGACGTCGTCGCGGGCACGCGCACGCCGCTCCCGATCTCGACGCTGCGCGACAAGATGCCGGAGATCCACGGACAGCTCGTCGAGATGGCGCAGCGCCTCGAGCGCCACTTCAAGAACGTCCAGGACATCGAGTTCACGGTGCAGGAGAGCAAGCTCTTCCTGCTCCAGACGCGCCACGGAAAGCGCACCGGCGCGGCCGCGGTGAAGGTCGCCGTCGATCTCGTCGCCGAGGGCCTCGTCACGAAGGAAGAGGCGATCGCGAACCTCGTCGAGCCGACGCACGTCGACCAGCTGCTGCACCCGCACTTCGCGGACGAGAACGGCTACCGCAAGGCGGGCAAGGTGCTCGCGAAGGGCCTCAACGCATCGCCCGGCGCGGCGGTCGGTCGCATCGTCTTCGACGCGGACGTCGCGGAGGAATGGAAGTCTCGCGGCGAGAAGGTGATCCTCGCGCGCATCGAGACGAGCCCCGAGGACGTCGCCGGCATGCACGCCGCGGAAGGCGTGCTCACGACGCGCGGCGGCATGACGAGCCACGCGGCGGTCGTCGCGCGCGGCTGGGGCAAGCCGTGCGTCGCGGGCGTCGGCGAGCTGCAGATCGACTATCGCGCGAAGACGCTGAAGAGCGGCGATCGCGTCGTGAAGGAAGGCGACTGGATCAGCCTCAACGGCACGACCGGCGAGGTGATCGAGGGCAAGGCCGCGCTCGCCGACGCGCTGGTGAGCGGTGAGCTCGCGACGTTCATGGCGTGGGTCGACGAGGTCCGCACGCTCAAGGTCCGCACGAACGCCGACACGCCGAAGGACGCGAAGGTCGCGCGCGACTTCGGCGCGGAGGGCATCGGGCTCGTGCGCACCGAGCACATGTTCTTCGAGGAGAGCCGCATCCAGGCGATGCGCGAGATGATCCTCGCGGACACCGTCGACGCGCGGAAGAAGGCGCTCGCGAAGCTGCTGCCGCATCAGCGCGAGGACTTCGTCGGGATCTTCCGCGTGATGGAGGGCCTGCCGGTCACGATCCGTCTGCTCGATCCGCCGCTCCACGAGTTCCTGCCGCACGAGCGCGTGCAGCAGGACGAGCTCGCGAGGGTGATGGGCGTCAACGTCGAGCGGCTGCGCTCGCGCGTCGCGTCGCTCGGCGAGGCGAACCCGATGCTCGGTCACCGCGGATGTCGTCTCGGCATCACGCACCCCGAGATCACCGAGATGCAGGCGCGCGCGATCCTCGAGGCCGCGTGCTCGGTGACCAAGGAGGGCAAGAAGGTCCTCCCGGAGATCATGGTGCCGCTCGTCGGGCACAAGACCGAGCTCGCGAACCAGAAGGCGATCGTGCTGCGCGTCGCGGAGGACGTCTTCCGCGAGCAGGGCATGCGCGTCGAGTTCAAGGTCGGCACGATGATCGAGGTGCCGCGCGCGGCGCTGCGCGCCGCTGAGATCGCGGAGGACGCCGAGTTCTTCAGCTTCGGCACGAACGATCTCACGCAGATGACGCTCGGCTTCTCGCGCGACGACATCGCGAGCTTCCTGCCGAAGTACCTCGCGCAGGGCGTGCTGCAGGACGATCCGTTCCAGACGCTCGACGTCGAGGGCGTGGGGCAGCTCGTGAAGCTCGCGACGGAGAACGGGCGCAAGCAGCGGCCGGGCATGAAGATCGGCATCTGCGGCGAGCACGGCGGTGACCCGCGCTCGATCGCGTTCTGCGCCGACGTCGGGCTCGACTACGTGAGCTGCTCGCCCTTCCGCGTGCCGGTCGCGCGCCTCGCGGCGGCGCAGTCGGCGCTGAAGAAGAAGGGCGTGAAGGGCAAGGTCGGCGAGGCCTGA
- a CDS encoding LysR family transcriptional regulator has translation METLRDAEVLIAIVDAGSISAAARRRGITQPALSRAVARVEGRLGVTLLDRSSRTLRLTEAGARFVEGARQLLRDARALEATTSALGGRLGGTLRVSVPPALGRRRLVAPILAWSRAHRSVRLELILEPRLVDLAAERVDVAVRLGSLPDSSLVARRLGSYEHVLVAAPSYLAARGTPRAPDELDQHALLAMSTVGPNTTWPFARGRQRRAIVVRPTFTTNDGEALVAAAVAGLGVTVVSDFLVDDALACGALVSVLPEWSLPSAPITALTTRAASTQPHVRSLLAHLTRRRVRGG, from the coding sequence ATGGAGACGCTGCGGGACGCGGAGGTGTTGATCGCGATCGTCGACGCGGGGAGCATCTCGGCGGCGGCGCGGAGGCGGGGCATCACGCAGCCGGCGCTGAGCCGCGCGGTGGCGCGTGTGGAGGGGCGGCTCGGGGTGACGCTGCTCGATCGCAGCTCGCGCACGCTGCGCCTGACCGAGGCGGGCGCGCGGTTCGTCGAGGGCGCGCGGCAGTTGCTGCGCGACGCGCGCGCGCTCGAGGCGACGACGTCGGCGCTCGGAGGGAGGCTCGGCGGTACGCTGCGGGTGAGCGTGCCGCCGGCGCTGGGACGACGGCGCTTGGTGGCGCCGATCCTCGCGTGGAGCCGCGCGCATCGGAGCGTGAGGCTCGAGCTGATCCTCGAGCCGCGCTTGGTGGATCTCGCGGCGGAGCGCGTGGACGTGGCGGTGCGGCTCGGGTCGCTGCCGGACTCGAGCCTCGTGGCGCGGCGGCTCGGGAGCTACGAGCACGTGCTCGTGGCCGCGCCTTCGTATCTCGCGGCGCGGGGGACGCCGCGCGCGCCGGACGAGCTCGATCAGCACGCGCTGCTCGCGATGAGCACGGTGGGCCCGAACACGACGTGGCCGTTCGCGCGAGGGCGGCAGCGGCGCGCGATCGTGGTGCGTCCGACGTTCACGACGAACGACGGAGAGGCGCTCGTCGCGGCGGCGGTCGCGGGGCTGGGGGTGACGGTGGTGTCGGACTTCTTGGTCGACGACGCGCTTGCGTGTGGGGCGCTGGTGAGCGTGTTGCCCGAGTGGTCGTTGCCGAGCGCGCCGATCACGGCGCTGACGACGCGCGCAGCGTCGACGCAGCCGCACGTGCGGTCGCTGCTCGCGCATCTGACGCGGCGGCGCGTGCGTGGGGGGTGA
- a CDS encoding YheU family protein: MSDDGDTRVERDEDLSGGGDDDLPPEVEVPWERLSPAALRGVIEEFVTREGTEYGERDVDLETKVAQVKQQLERGEVVVLFDAKAQSVNLVRARDLRGRR, from the coding sequence GTGAGCGACGACGGCGATACGAGGGTGGAGCGCGACGAGGACCTGTCGGGCGGCGGTGACGACGACCTGCCCCCGGAGGTCGAGGTGCCCTGGGAGCGTCTGAGCCCGGCGGCGCTCCGCGGGGTGATCGAGGAATTCGTCACGCGCGAGGGCACCGAGTACGGCGAGCGCGACGTGGACCTCGAGACGAAGGTCGCGCAGGTGAAGCAGCAGCTCGAGCGCGGCGAGGTGGTGGTGCTCTTCGACGCGAAGGCGCAGAGCGTGAACCTGGTGCGCGCGCGAGATCTGCGCGGACGGAGATAG
- a CDS encoding DUF3105 domain-containing protein, producing the protein MSRLAVLTSLAALLALACAPEEGTPVRVDEETIHPGAPPLAPFTECSVTTAREPATSAAHETACTEIDYPFHPPASGRHYSQWADFGTYDAPVPWGFLVHSMEHGAIVLAYRCEPDECDALVATLQEIADSRVDPLCRAGDTPSRFVIVPDPTLDVALAAVAWEHVYLATCLDRESLEAFVDAHYAQAPEDLCASGVDRSASGWCG; encoded by the coding sequence GTGTCGCGCCTCGCCGTCCTCACCTCGCTCGCTGCTCTCCTGGCCCTCGCGTGCGCGCCCGAAGAGGGCACGCCCGTGCGCGTCGACGAGGAGACGATCCACCCCGGCGCGCCGCCGCTCGCGCCCTTCACCGAGTGCAGCGTCACGACCGCGCGCGAGCCCGCGACGTCGGCCGCGCACGAGACCGCGTGCACGGAGATCGACTACCCGTTCCATCCGCCGGCATCGGGTCGCCACTACTCGCAGTGGGCCGACTTCGGCACCTACGACGCGCCGGTTCCGTGGGGCTTCCTCGTGCACTCGATGGAGCACGGCGCGATCGTGCTCGCGTATCGCTGCGAGCCCGACGAGTGCGACGCCCTCGTCGCGACGCTGCAGGAGATCGCGGACTCGCGCGTCGATCCGCTCTGCCGCGCCGGCGACACGCCGTCGCGCTTCGTGATCGTCCCCGATCCCACGCTCGACGTCGCGCTCGCTGCGGTCGCGTGGGAGCACGTGTACCTCGCGACGTGCCTCGATCGAGAGTCGCTCGAGGCGTTCGTCGACGCGCACTACGCCCAGGCGCCCGAGGACCTCTGCGCGTCCGGCGTCGATCGGTCGGCGAGCGGCTGGTGCGGGTGA
- a CDS encoding carotenoid oxygenase family protein encodes MTYWFPKTALISSRVPVANEALEVFEGQLPSDLEGHVFANAAVGDMEHESPSQRSDNTPFLNGDGFVFRVSFPGAKGGDVTLSSRPIETPCHIADRILANDESRKDWRFANYGIARISISYLGGRNFANTALLAIPPKNAGDPHRLLATYDAGRPFEIDPVTLRTVRPIGTNADWKGTLMVDHPFPFTNSSAHPAYDPITRELFTVNFVRDAETLLRRLLQWLPSFGPFDLPVGNPLEMLALLDGLEMEGLGRFGPVDLGRRVELVRRAIDLLHSMIVADRPKRATYVMRVDDAGKVDKWKLVDEDGNPIEILHSSHQVGLTKDYILVVDTGFKFEVDQLWSRLAGGDADLERALRGWLSKPQPRPTPVYIVKRADLRAGVDEVRVVSGSLDGEIVHFFTNYELHDGRIVMHVADQRSSDAAEFVTDSDLQQVDPTRKIPREAIGGLSAPMDLNDFACLQLDPKTGIVRRKTAEHNFDHTFGIGLITAPDFPMWRDGKPVTRGTGEPNGPRPQREIDACVFFYAHGFIPSLLSQLVFDLYSKRPSPIVTPKKMLELAKSGGTAATVCRFDTVRNRVVDFCKMPPGAVIISPQFVPGTEGRDFLICNVFTDTSKEIWIFDAMSLRKPLCKLRRKGHEMLPWPYTLHTCWMPEIRELPVVQFDNEDDFRHVRQDREVYAFLRDEVFPHLYR; translated from the coding sequence ATGACGTACTGGTTCCCGAAGACGGCGTTGATCTCGAGCCGCGTGCCCGTCGCGAACGAAGCGCTCGAGGTGTTCGAAGGCCAGCTGCCGAGCGATCTCGAAGGCCACGTGTTCGCGAATGCCGCCGTGGGCGACATGGAGCACGAGAGCCCGAGTCAGCGCTCGGACAACACTCCATTCCTCAACGGCGACGGATTCGTGTTCCGCGTCAGTTTCCCCGGCGCGAAGGGCGGTGACGTGACGCTCTCGTCGCGTCCCATCGAGACTCCCTGCCACATCGCGGATCGGATCCTAGCGAACGACGAATCGCGCAAGGATTGGCGATTCGCGAATTACGGAATCGCGCGCATCTCGATCAGCTATCTCGGCGGGCGCAATTTCGCGAACACTGCGTTGCTCGCGATTCCGCCGAAGAACGCCGGTGATCCCCATCGGCTCCTCGCGACGTACGACGCGGGGCGCCCTTTCGAGATCGATCCGGTGACGCTCCGCACCGTGCGCCCGATCGGCACCAACGCCGATTGGAAGGGCACGTTGATGGTCGATCATCCGTTCCCGTTCACGAATTCGAGCGCGCATCCCGCGTACGACCCGATCACGCGCGAGCTCTTCACCGTCAACTTCGTCCGAGACGCGGAGACGCTGCTGCGGCGACTGCTGCAGTGGCTTCCGAGCTTCGGGCCCTTCGATCTGCCGGTGGGCAATCCGCTCGAGATGCTCGCGCTGCTCGACGGGCTCGAGATGGAAGGGCTGGGCCGGTTCGGTCCGGTCGATCTCGGGCGCCGCGTCGAGCTCGTGAGGCGCGCGATCGATCTGCTCCACAGCATGATCGTCGCCGATCGGCCGAAGCGCGCGACGTACGTGATGCGCGTGGACGACGCCGGGAAGGTCGACAAATGGAAGCTCGTCGACGAGGACGGCAATCCGATCGAGATCCTCCACTCGTCGCATCAAGTGGGCCTCACGAAGGACTACATCCTCGTGGTCGACACGGGGTTCAAGTTCGAAGTCGATCAGCTCTGGTCGCGGCTCGCGGGCGGTGACGCGGACCTCGAGCGTGCGCTCCGCGGCTGGCTCTCGAAGCCGCAGCCGCGGCCGACTCCCGTGTACATCGTGAAGCGCGCGGATCTGCGCGCGGGCGTGGACGAGGTGCGCGTCGTCTCGGGCTCGCTCGACGGCGAGATCGTCCACTTCTTCACGAACTACGAGCTCCACGACGGTCGCATCGTCATGCACGTCGCGGATCAGCGCTCGAGCGATGCGGCGGAGTTCGTGACCGACAGCGATCTGCAGCAGGTCGACCCGACGCGGAAGATCCCGCGCGAGGCGATCGGTGGCCTCTCGGCGCCGATGGATCTCAACGACTTCGCGTGCCTGCAGCTCGATCCGAAGACGGGGATCGTCCGGCGCAAGACTGCGGAGCACAACTTCGATCACACGTTCGGCATCGGCCTGATCACTGCGCCCGACTTCCCGATGTGGCGCGACGGCAAGCCGGTCACGCGCGGCACGGGCGAGCCCAACGGACCGAGGCCGCAGAGAGAGATCGATGCGTGCGTGTTCTTCTACGCGCACGGGTTCATCCCGAGCCTGCTCTCGCAGCTCGTCTTCGATCTCTACTCGAAGCGTCCGAGCCCGATCGTCACGCCGAAGAAGATGCTCGAGCTCGCGAAGAGCGGCGGCACCGCGGCGACGGTCTGCCGATTCGACACCGTGCGGAATCGAGTCGTCGACTTCTGCAAGATGCCTCCGGGCGCGGTGATCATCTCTCCGCAATTCGTGCCCGGCACCGAGGGTCGCGATTTCCTGATCTGCAACGTGTTCACCGACACGAGCAAGGAGATCTGGATCTTCGACGCGATGAGCCTGCGAAAGCCGCTCTGCAAGCTCCGGCGGAAGGGCCACGAGATGCTGCCCTGGCCGTACACGCTGCACACGTGTTGGATGCCGGAGATCCGCGAACTCCCGGTGGTGCAGTTCGACAACGAAGACGACTTCCGCCACGTGCGCCAGGATCGCGAGGTCTACGCGTTCCTGCGCGACGAGGTGTTCCCGCACCTCTATCGATGA
- a CDS encoding NAD(P)-dependent alcohol dehydrogenase, whose amino-acid sequence MRAAVHHRFGPPDVLSIQDLPPPRPRAREVLVRVEAAALNPKDVLIRKGRYRVLSGAHFPMGSGFDVAGVIEAVGPRVHDRSVGERVFGMLDGFRGRTCAELVTLRADQCAPAPEGLSFVEAAALPLAASTALQALRDVAQIRRGDRVLLHGASGGVGVHAIQIAKALGAHVTTTSGAHNLERCASLGADVTLTYDDPGEPFTQGTRYDAIVDVYGNRSFAWARRGLTPRGTYVSTVPSRTLFLDVARTALASPKARLVIVRSRARDLDTIASMARADALRPVIDRVLPLESIADGHAHLETRHARGKVVLTIRR is encoded by the coding sequence ATGCGCGCCGCCGTCCACCATCGCTTCGGGCCCCCCGACGTGCTCTCGATCCAAGACCTCCCGCCGCCGCGACCGCGCGCCCGTGAGGTCCTCGTGCGCGTCGAGGCCGCCGCGCTGAACCCCAAGGACGTGCTGATCCGAAAGGGTCGCTATCGCGTGCTGAGCGGGGCTCACTTCCCGATGGGCTCGGGCTTCGACGTCGCGGGTGTGATCGAAGCCGTCGGGCCTCGCGTTCACGACCGCAGCGTCGGTGAGCGCGTCTTCGGCATGCTCGACGGCTTCCGCGGGCGCACCTGCGCCGAGCTCGTGACCCTCCGCGCCGACCAGTGCGCGCCCGCTCCCGAGGGCCTCTCGTTCGTCGAGGCCGCAGCGCTCCCGCTCGCCGCGTCCACCGCGCTGCAAGCGCTGCGTGACGTCGCGCAGATCCGCCGCGGTGATCGCGTGCTCCTCCACGGCGCATCGGGCGGCGTCGGCGTGCACGCGATCCAGATCGCGAAGGCGCTCGGCGCGCACGTGACCACCACCTCGGGCGCGCACAACCTCGAGCGCTGCGCGTCGCTCGGCGCCGACGTGACGCTCACCTACGACGATCCCGGCGAGCCCTTCACGCAGGGCACGCGCTACGACGCGATCGTCGACGTCTACGGGAACCGCAGCTTCGCGTGGGCGCGCCGTGGCCTCACCCCGCGCGGCACGTACGTCTCGACGGTGCCCTCGCGCACGCTCTTCCTCGACGTCGCGCGCACCGCGCTCGCATCGCCGAAGGCGCGGCTCGTCATCGTGCGCTCGCGCGCCCGCGACCTCGACACGATCGCGTCGATGGCGCGCGCCGACGCGCTGCGCCCGGTGATCGATCGCGTGCTCCCGCTCGAGTCGATCGCCGACGGGCACGCGCACCTCGAGACCCGCCACGCGCGCGGCAAAGTCGTCCTCACGATCCGCCGCTGA